TTCACGCATCAGAGCCCTCTCCTCACTGTTAACCTCTTGCTCCTCGTCTGACTGCAGCTCAGATTCTGCTAATATAGACAGAGGTGCCTTAAAAATGCTTTTCTCCTGGTTCCAGTATGTACACAGTAACCCATGGCCGGCAACTGCACTAATAGGgtccattaccccccccccccacacacacacacacacacactattattgcactgcatagaGTGCTTGAGATACCACATTCTGCTTCCCAGCCCAGGACATAACTGACTAGTCAAGCAACCTGCATGCACTGACCTTCATCATCATCTGTGTCTTCTTCCTCCTCACAATTCTCCTCCAGCTCCTTCTGGGCCTCCAGCCTCCTCTGCAAAACCTGCTCATGGCAAGAATTGAGCAGCACCACTGATAGGCTAGTGGCCTGAGACAACTCTCTGCTGTTCTTGGACATGATCTCCTCCTCGCTCTGGTACTGACCAACATACTGCTCATACATCAAGGGGTCTCGCTCACGCATCTGCTCATCACTGAAATACTCTCCGGCTGCAAGAAACATGGAAAATTTGAAAATATGTAGGAATACTGCTTAAGTAGCATTAACATTGTGCGGAACAATAGGCATACCTGTGATAAGCTGCTGAAGAGCTGCATACCTCTTATTCCGCACTCTGGTACGGTCAACCCTTTTCAGTGATGCCTTCCGTATCTCCTTGCAGTAGTAGTCTGCAGTGTAGTCCCCAGAGAGATGGCTAAAGCACCCGAGATGTTCTTCTCTAAGGACTTTACTGAAACGCTCAAGAAACACAAGAGGTTTTGACTCGTACAGGTCAAGCAGTATGGACATCTTCTGTTCTTGGCTGAACTCTGGGTCTCCTTTCTGTTGACTTCGGACAGGCACAGAGCTCCCACTGATGGCCATAAACATCTCCACAAGAGGACTACTGATATCAGCAGGATTCTTCTCTGTTGGATCTTCACGGCTACCTAATCGCTTGGCTTCCTTCAATGCCCTCTCCAGTACCTCAGCATCCCCCTCATTCATGGTATCATCTTTCATCTCCACACTACCATTCCAGGTGGCTTCTGCCTTCCCATCAGCCTTGTCCACATCAACCTCAACATTAGCATGTTCTGTGTAAGACAAATTGCCAGATTCATGCATAATCTTAAATTAACCTAtatttttctttcccttctctGCGGTAACAATTTCACAACTTTCCCTATGGAACAATCTTGACGTACATTTAAAATTCACatgccaaattttttttctttgtatatgtaTGGGACACCCTTAAAATCAACTCAACAACATATATCTACATAGCAATACAATTGTCTGGTAATAAAAATGTATGGATGACTTCAAATGCTTCTTGCTAGCTCCtatatttaaagtgccataaaacatgttgagatctgtgcatagtcTAAaaggggctaattaagtaaaaatagtttgcattaaaaaattgtttaaaaattgctggcaagtattttacaataattttcaaaaataacttaaatagctttcagtgtttaacatcagaaacacaggcattgtattttaactgagttcccaGTAGATTATTTGCTTCTAGgcttgctccagcagataatgactgttaaagtcttgcattctaccgtATCAATGGTGGATATAAAGGCAGCCATACAAGcaattgtgtgggggagttagagctgtacaatttgacACTTAAAAGaatgggttaatggcgaggcactgcagtataaatttgcaggtaaagtaattaaagtacatattattatattttgtctctatcccaacttgttttatgttcctGTTAGAATATATAACCCTAacagtccctttaaaacaaatttgtcaacactctaataaatatatacatagacaaaatggtgctctgaagaaaaaaaaaaagaaaaaatgcaaaatgattgCGCACATCAAAGCCAGATAAGGAACACAGCCAGGACAGCATTTACAGTTGGTCCCCTGTCTGTGTATAGATAGAATACTTACAAAAATGAGAAATATGTACTTATTTAGGGATAATCTGAAACCCTGTTGTTAGAGAGGAGGAGTCTATCagtacatgtataatatatatatgatcaaaattcatattttattttatttatttttttaagagcagTGCCCCATACTACTTCTCTGTCCAACTCTAGCTGGTCTATATCTAGTTTACCTGCTGTATAGGGATAAGGAATCAGTTCTACATTACAAATAAAAGTAACAGTAATTACATGTCTCCCGAGCTTGTGCACAGGTattaaaagggacagaaaagtcataattagacatgcatgatttagacagagaatacaattttaaacaactttccaagttagttctattatttaaatttgcttcctttgctgaaaggtttatctaggaagctcaagagcagcaaagaacctaggttctagctgccgattggtggatatatatatatatatatatatatatatatatatatatatatatatatatatatatatatcgattgctgctccttcaacaaatgataacaagagaatgaaacacattttataatagaagtaaactggaaagttgtttaaaatttgaatgttctacctaaatcatgaaatgttttgggcttcatgtcccttgtAATGTGATGTGTAATGGGCAGCTGGTGTAGAAATACCCTGCAACTTTATCACACGAAGGGGTCCTATATAATACTGACAATTACTCTCCTTACCCAGGTAATAGTTTACATTTAACTCTTCTGCTTGTGTAACACCCATCAATAATAACTCACATCACATAACACATGCAAGTAAAGAACCCTAATCAATGTAACGTCAGTAAATAAGGAGCACACTCACTTGTATCGTTCGCTCCAGCTTCAGAAATTGAGACCAAGTCCCCCCAATGTTCAACAACACCAATACTAGGCGCCGCCATCTTAACACACCTTTTAAATCCTGTTATTAGGGACCTATTACTGAAACTTAGGTGATTCGGTTGCCATCTTGCTACACCCAAAATAGATGCCTTCGCTCGTAACACATTTAGCATATACTGCGGTAGACATCTTGCAACTCTCAAACTAGACATAACCCGGAACTAGCTTTGTATATTGTGCATGAGACGTCGCTAAACCGGAAATAATTAGACCTCATCTTTACGTTCTAGTCTCTTTTTTCGTCGTATTGCTGGTCCATATTAatccataaaaaaaacataattatccgTCATGATAATAGtccaaattaatattattttaattacattcagcttatcctctgtattttttttttgttctaaacgcAGCTTCGTCATTATTCTAAAAATACTACAAATAGTAAATGGGAATTTTGCATTGAAAAGTgccacttaaagggatacgaaacccaatttcttttctttcatgatttagatagagcatcaattttaagcaacttatttaattactcctattagcaatttctctttgttcttttgctgtctttatttaaaaaagcaggaatctaagcttaggagctggcccattttggttcagaacccttggtagcgcttgctgattggtggctacatttagccatcaattagcaagtactaaaccaaaaatggcccggctcctaagctttacattcctgcttttcaaataaagatagcaagagaatgaagaaaaaatgataataggcgtaaattaaaaagttgcttaaaattgctgctctatctgaatcatgaaagaaaaaaattgggtttaaaatccctttaatattGCGGAGAAGGTTGAAATGATTCTCTTTTCTGAATAATTTAGGAATGGcaaagcctcttaaagggacactgaacccaaattttttcttttgcgattcagatagagcatacaattttaagtaactttctaatttactcctattatcaaattttctttattctcttggtatctttatttgaaatgcaagaatgtaagtttagatgccggcccatttttggtgaacaacctgggttgtccttgctgattggtggataaattcatccaccaataaaaaagtgctgtcgagagtcctgaaccaagaaaaaagcttagatgccttctttttcaaataaagatagcaagagaacaaagaaaaattgataataggtgtaaattagaaagttgcttaaaattgctgctctatctgaatcacaaaagaaaaaatttgggttcagtgtccctttaagcaagactgATCTCAGCCATTCATTTTTCATGTTGTGCTGTCTGtgctttaaccttttaatgccgttctgccgttctattccgtcataattacactgggctttaaagccgttatgacggaatagaacgtcatagccaacagctgtcctgaagccttctgtgcttccaggatttgattgcggtctgaagggcgttcctagggttgtagggacgccccccagacgcgatccaataattgaaatcttgcgatcgtgtgcataatcgcgtggtttcaatttgtctacattggaacagttgttccgatgtagacactttagcccggtcacgaaagggttaaaatatgtCAGAGCTCATGAAATAATCTAAACATTTGAGTCGCATTTCCATTGTTTTTAGGGAACCTAGGCTGCCATGATCAACAAAGTCATTTATGTGTGCGATACAAaaatatctacatacaaaataatatataatataatgttttaaCCCTTTTACGACCAgttttatttgtctacatcggaacaacgttccgatgtaaacaaattgaaatcccgtgaTTGTGTGCGTGAACAcgcgatttcaatgatgggatcaggtcagggggtgtccctatgacgctaggcacactcTCCAGACCGCGACCTGAAACccccaattacttctattatctaatttgcttcgttcttctTGTATCATTGGtttaaaagcatacccaggtaggctcaggagctgggagctagctgctgattggtggctgaacttgtatgactCTTATTGGCTTcccgatgtattcagctagctcccagcagtgcattactgctcctttgataaaggatataaagaaaaagaaacaaaattggtaTTAGacgtaaattggagagttgttaaaattgtaagttatatctaaataatgaagaaaatgggtttcctgtccctttaataattttatggAAAATTGAATTTAGAGTTTATTGtccattaaaaattatatatatatatatagagagagagagacacacatatatacagatagacctCGACTTACAACAGTTACGTTCGGACGTATTTTCGTGGATTCCACTTGggatagtttgtgattggctgtaacGCCCGGTGGAGTAGTTGCTGGTTCAGGAAAATACACACCTGTTAGAGGCGGTTCCTGAGAGTAACCCaaaaatttcacacaaaatgcttgtgcaatgataaatgccgacagtgtatgctgtcggcatttatcaatgtcaggtggacatgatccgctacagcggatcatttccacccgacagttgataaatcggccactatgtctccagatactctccctcccatcccctttgctctactCGTGACCgcctcctttcttgttacctcctcacattcctgtcaacaggacttctccagactggcccctatttattagagctctttgcctcgctccacaagactctcccctagttttgaaagtttcaagttctcgttaaagactctactgtttagggatgcatacaacatacgCTAACCTGTGAACCCCTTAGCATATAATCCTACAAGCCGAGCTAttagtagatcaccttcatgagtgcaactcttggcagggccttctTCCCACTTGttccatataaatattacctgcatATCATACCTctatttatagcactgcagaatctgttgtcgctctataaataactgataataataatagtttatccggtaagcattaattttgtgtTTGTACTGTATTCCTGATCTCCCTCTAGTGGTTTATTTAGTGTACAGCACTTATTTGATTATCCACAATGTATCTTTTTCTTTTCCATACAGGCCCCTTGTGTGTTTGTGCCATTATgtagtagtaaaacaactttatcaactcaaaaacattgttttttaattgCCTATCAATAACTGTAATCATATTTCGTCTTTTGGGTTGCCAGCTGTTCTACAGAAAAATACTAGATGCCCGGCAGGCTGGTGACTGGAGATTGTTATTTGGTTTCGTCACACAGTGGCCCCTCGCCAAAGCTTTACATTAGGCTCTTTCCCTTAGCATGGAGCATAGTAACTTTTGCGGCATTCTGCTTCACCTTATTGAAGATTCTGATGATCGGACTGGAGGACATGCCTAGCAATGCAGGCAATCTCCAAGGAGCCAATCAGCAATGCTGGAGTCTCGTGATTGCAGTGATGATCATGTGACTTCCTGTTTTCTGTGTTGTTTACAATCTGAACTTGGTTCTGATCTTGCACTGTAGCCCccgtcctgaaggggttaattaccagtaaaaacaaacaaacaagggggGCAGAGCTAACCTCCAAGCAGAGCGGTCGCATTAGAAAGGAGATCCGTATATTTTGCAGTCTATAGATGTAATTTCTATAGGCAGCTAACCCAAAAATTGCCTAAACTCATCTAGCAGATAACTGAATCTCTAGGACCTGGAATGTTTATTCCTAGCTGGACCGCACTTTAGTGCTAATTGGGAGAAGGCGCGTTTGCGGCCTGGTGCAGCATGCCAGAACTTGCTGACAGGACCTCTTGAAACCGCATCTATGCAGttctccagagggtcggggctccgctccggagttacAACTGCCACATCCAAGCTGAGGACAATGTTGATTGTAGGAGCCGGGAGCTAAATCAAGCTGGTGCCTCGTGACCCCCGCAGCCCTTAACAAGTACAGTGGCTGTGTCGGGCAATCACATCAAAGTTGTACAAGTCTCAGGATTTCTCACGACCCGGACAACTAGGAAGGCTGGACATCTGACTGGGAAACAGATCGATGAGCTGCAGCCAAGGAGGACCGGCGAGTTCAAAGACACAAAGTGGCGCGAACGGCCATCATCTTGACTCCAGCTGAGATGGCTGTGAACTCAGGAGATACCGACTCACAAAGTGGCGGAATAAAGCGCCAACATTAATCCCAGCAGAGTTGGGGTGGTAGACCTACACTACCCGGATCCTCGCAGCCTACCTGTTCCAGACTTAAGGTCCCAGAGGCAGCCACATTGGACCTGAGCACCAGCCAGCACACAGCGATATACCCTGCATGTTGGTGAGATCTAAGCATTAACTGCcatttttggagaggaaaatacataggctttgggcAAAGTATATTCTCTGcgattttgggacactttcttgaataaaggaagattaacaattttgagACCTGTACCTCTGCACATGGTGGATAAAtccttagatgacccacaagaaattctggaaactgaataatcatttgattatgtggtaacgtatggcagtgactataatttaatattttaaagcaaatacattcattattgctacagtaattgaagctggtaattttaaaagggcacttcgtattttatgcttatatccatagtcctgtgtagtcttagctagtcatataaattggctgtttgcatcaataatatatacaatttctgatgtttctaattgaagttatatagaatcatttgtgggctcaataacttaattatacttgtctgaaagttatcttaaatctattgaaacccagtaagatttgtgcgaagtatcttggtatattgtttaaacactgtgaagttagcagtccatattctggtattttattgtggtattttaatgtgattcattgtgagtaaggttaattttaaaggtatattttatgatctgttgtataaaatattatagcagcataagcgtgtataatttgattcatagtctggtttctataaacatattgcaatgtgtataaaatcttaactaatctaaagaatttaggaataattattaatttaaattttttcgtatatacattttaattgggggtttgttttaaagaataataacaaatacattgtattataaccctggtatatactgacactcAAAAGTGGGGAGgaaaaaataaggatgtcatccagatagacgatgagaGTGCGATTGAGGAGGCCACGGaaaacatcgttgacaaatgcctggaagacagcaggggcattacacagcccaaaaggcattacaaggtattcataatgccctgatcttgtgttgaaggcagtcttccattcatgccctgggaatatacaaacaagattgtatgccccacgtagatccaacttagtaaagtagcaagcattctggagggaatcataaagttcagtgattaacggaataggatagcgattcttgatagtgatgttgttaagggctctgtagtcgatacagggtctgatcttaccatccttcttactgacaacagggccggactgggaataaaaaacagccctggaaaaattgaagaccagccctaccTATATTCAGTCTATAAGTTcactaatgttttatatatatatatatatatatatatacaggtagccctcaatttacgccggggttaggttccagaaggaatggttgtaaatcgaaaccgttgtaaattgaaacccagtttataatgtaagtcaatgggaagtgagggagataggttccaggcccctctcaaaattgtcataactaacgcctaatacgttatttttaaagctttgaaatgaagactttaaatgctaaacagcattataaacctaataaaataatcacacaacacagaatatataattaaactaagttaaatgaacaaaaacatttgctaaacagcattataaacctaataaaataatcacacaacacagaatatataattaaactaagttaaatgaacaaaaacatttgctaaacagcattataaacctaataaaataatcacacaacacagacttcacttgcatttttctgcaaacagttctttctatgcattccaatctggactgatttatagacaggaagattttgttcctttgaaatatgctcgatagctcaggtctggttaaactgattaatttcagcttgcttggttttgctgtagcaaaagcggacagctccacctactggctattttaataaatgcactgcttctcaatgcttttcaatagcagtcacatgactggaaaaaaaggttgttattctgaaacggtgtaaattgaaccgttgtaaaacgagggccacctgtatatatatatatataatgttatagatagagagagagagagaacagcagggggagagagagagggaacagcaggggagagagagagggaacagcaggaggagagagagagagagagagaacagcaggaggggagagaggagagagagagagaacagcagggaagagagagagagtatttcggggctggactgtactgtgaagtcaggatcagactgatgtgcttcaggaaagttcttctctgtgaaaggcacatgttgagcaaaaagaggctgattcttgggtggtaactagctatagaacaagctattatgctattgttcgttcccaggttgagcgcttctctctttttatttaggtttaaatacaggcttgattctaacaagggcctgaacaaaggaccgtacatcaggaagattagctaaGTTCCTGTGCAGTAACACAGAAAGGACTGAAATCTGTCCTTCGAGAGAACTAGCCGACAgatccttctccaaaccatcttggagaatcAAAAGAATCTGAGGAattctcaccttgtgccaagggaaacCTCAATCCTCACACCAAGCTAGATAGGTGCGCCACACCTTGTGGTAAATACGACGAGTCACCGGCTTACGAGCCttgatcaaagtatcaatgaccctagaaaaacctcttttggacagcactaggtgttcaatcaccacacagtcagccacagagaaacaaaatcaatgcttacctgataaattattttctttcctggtatggagagtccacgattccattcaaaACTGTTGGGAAAATtcaccacctggccaccaggaggaggcagacatccCAGCCAGAACTTAAGTATCCTtcccactgtcagggttttttccctgttgtgtttgccatatgctgctggcagccattttactcacctctcttcctgtcttggtgcattgtgtggggatgctgctcattgcctgcacttccttttatggccagactgttgtgcatcatccatgtgagacaggatgcggtctcagaattgtgatgtcatcacttattatttaaagggcctctgttcagtatgctttgcccttgcgttgtctgagacctgtttgtgagagctcctgtgtactacctggctgcctgaagtccttcctggttcctgatctctggcttgttcctgactctgctgtttttcttgttcctgattccggctcgtctgactattcgctttggctcctgactcggctcgtctgactaccagctctggttttgactcctggcttgttatttgacttgtggactttttattattttttgctattaataaaggtgtaattatttttgcacttctcgtctcagtctgattcctggcaccctgacattacgcaagggccatgaatcctgatggtgctaataatccacctttacctgccatcatttccagaatggatgaacaggatcaccgcttggatcaattttcactagccctgcaaaccctgctgactcgcactgcacatttggaccaaagtgtcccgcaagttatggctgctcctgtttccgctgctgcacctatgcctaccaggaccATGTCCGGTTCTACACCTCtatctcagcgatatggaggcgatcctattcagtgcagagggtttttgaaccaggtgggcatttactttgagatgttacctcaggcgtttccctctgacagagctaaggtgggatttctcatctcgttactctctgacacagctattgcctgggctaatcccttgtgggagactaataaacctgtgatttcaaattaccctgaatttgtggcctcctttcgaagggtatttgatgttccggctcgctcctcctctattGCTAAACgattcatgtccattcagcaaggtacaagatcttttgctccgtatgctattgagttccgtacgcttgccgcagaggtaggttggaacaatgaagcccttgttgccgccttctttcatgggctctctgatgcgatcaaagatgaagttgctgccagagatttaccagaggatcttgaggcattggtatctttttttatcctaattgacatcagactcagtgagaggccctctttcaaggagcgcttgcggaagcctcctgttccattgtctcctacgggttcgttcccacccatgcctccctctactcccatgcctcctggtcccgagtcaccaggtactgctgcgcCGATGCAGCTGGgtttcacgcgtctctccgcggcggagagggcctttaggaggagggaggggctctgcctctattgtgggttacagggccaccttttgaagtcttgtcctacacggccgggaaacgctcac
The nucleotide sequence above comes from Bombina bombina isolate aBomBom1 chromosome 7, aBomBom1.pri, whole genome shotgun sequence. Encoded proteins:
- the CCDC97 gene encoding coiled-coil domain-containing protein 97 isoform X1, yielding MLNVLRAKASILGVARWQPNHLSFSNRSLITGFKRCVKMAAPSIGVVEHWGDLVSISEAGANDTKHANVEVDVDKADGKAEATWNGSVEMKDDTMNEGDAEVLERALKEAKRLGSREDPTEKNPADISSPLVEMFMAISGSSVPVRSQQKGDPEFSQEQKMSILLDLYESKPLVFLERFSKVLREEHLGCFSHLSGDYTADYYCKEIRKASLKRVDRTRVRNKRYAALQQLITAGEYFSDEQMRERDPLMYEQYVGQYQSEEEIMSKNSRELSQATSLSVVLLNSCHEQVLQRRLEAQKELEENCEEEEDTDDDEAESELQSDEEQEVNSEERALMREEFISRMHWRFLDGKDHNFDYSEVDENPDFDNLDIITHDEEEKYFDDDDDSDEMETEEKPNTNERGTIGVQE
- the CCDC97 gene encoding coiled-coil domain-containing protein 97 isoform X2, which gives rise to MLNVLRAKASILGVARWQPNHLSFSNRSLITGFKRCVKMAAPSIGVVEHWGDLVSISEAGANDTKHANVEVDVDKADGKAEATWNGSVEMKDDTMNEGDAEVLERALKEAKRLGSREDPTEKNPADISSPLVEMFMAISGSSVPVRSQQKGDPEFSQEQKMSILLDLYESKPLVFLERFSKVLREEHLGCFSHLSGDYTADYYCKEIRKASLKRVDRTRVRNKRYAALQQLITAGEYFSDEQMRERDPLMYEQYVGQYQSEEEIMSKNSRELSQATSLSVVLLNSCHEQVLQRRLEAQKELEENCEEEEDTDDDEESELQSDEEQEVNSEERALMREEFISRMHWRFLDGKDHNFDYSEVDENPDFDNLDIITHDEEEKYFDDDDDSDEMETEEKPNTNERGTIGVQE
- the CCDC97 gene encoding coiled-coil domain-containing protein 97 isoform X3, translated to MLNVLRAKASILGVARWQPNHLSFSNRSLITGFKRCVKMAAPSIGVVEHWGDLVSISEAGANDTKHANVEVDVDKADGKAEATWNGSVEMKDDTMNEGDAEVLERALKEAKRLGSREDPTEKNPADISSPLVEMFMAISGSSVPVRSQQKGDPEFSQEQKMSILLDLYESKPLVFLERFSKVLREEHLGCFSHLSGDYTADYYCKEIRKASLKRVDRTRVRNKRYAALQQLITAGEYFSDEQMRERDPLMYEQYVGQYQSEEEIMSKNSRELSQATSLSVVLLNSCHEQVLQRRLEAQKELEENCEEEEDTDDDEAESELQSDEEQEVNSEERALMREEFISRMHWRFLDGKDHNFDYSR